Part of the Vigna unguiculata cultivar IT97K-499-35 chromosome 3, ASM411807v1, whole genome shotgun sequence genome, AGGCACCACTTCTTGGAATGACAAATAAGATATTTCTTACCCTTCTTTTCGTAGGCTATGTGGTTGCGGTCTCTGCTGGTAACTTCAACCAAGACTTTGAGATAACTTGGGGTGATGCTCGTGCCAAAATCCTCAACAATGGAGAACTTCTCACTCTGTCCCTAGACAAGGCCTCTGGCTCTGGATTTCGTTCCAGGAATGAATACTTGTTTGGAAAAATTGACATGCAGCTGAAGCTCGTGCCTGGTAACTCTGCAGGCACAGTCACAGCTTATTATGTAAGTGTCCTAACTTTCATGCTGTTCTTCATCAGTTAATATAACTCTATTGGTTTTACCACATCAAATGCTTCCACAAGAAAAATTAATCTATATGTTTTGAATACTTTGCATGAGATCAGTGAAAGTTGGTATTATACATAGAAAGATATTAACTATATACTTGCTTGTAATTGCTGCAGTTATCTTCTCTTGGAAATGTTCATGATGAGATAGATTTTGAATTTCTGGGTAACTTGAGTGGTGATCCTTATATTCTTCATACAAACGTATTCACACAAGGGAAAGGTAACAGGGAACAACAATTCTATCTGTGGTTCGACCCCACCAAAGACTTCCACACATATTCCATTCTTTGGAATCCTCAGAGCATCATGTAAATACATGCATAcctcttttctctctttatgCCCTACTTCAACCATTGAATTCAGTACCTATAATGTGACAAAAAACATGTAAACTAAAACCTTACTTTTAATTTGAGAATCAAAAACAAAACTGTTGTTCGATGTAGGTTTTAAAAAACTTACTATCTGTTTGAGAAGCTATATAAGCAAAAACCAGAAGATGTCTGTAATAACTTTATGATTAACCTTTTCTTGTTATTCTTTTGTTAGATTCTCTGTGGATGGGACACCCATAAGGGAATTCAAGAATCTTGAATCAAAAGGTGTTTCTTTTCCCAAAACCCAAGCCATGAGGATATATTCAAGTCTTTGGAATGCTGATGACTGGGCCACAAGGGGAGGCTTGGTGAAAACTGATTGGAGCCAAGCTCCATTCACAGCCTCTTATAGGAACTTCAATGCTGAAGCATGTGTTTGGACTTCTTCTTCAGGCTCATCTTGTTCATCTAACAATCCATCATCAAACCAATCATGGATGAAGCAATCAATGGATGCAACAGGGCAAGCCAGAATTCAGTGGGTGCAAAAGAACTACATGATATACAACTACTGCACTGATACCAAGCGTTTCCCACAAGGTCTTCCTCCTGAATGCACAATCGCATGAGAACAaaactttttcacatcataaacCTTTCACACCTCGcgagttcaattttttttcatgttttgtgTAAATTAGTAAAAACACCGTTGAGTCCTCTGGTTTATACTTCAATATGCATTATATTCTCTGTGAAATAGTGTGCAAATGAGATTCGTTGTAATTTTggttataataaatttgttggaGAATTATAGATTAAAAGATAGATTAAGGTTGCGTTTTGGTTATTTGTTCCTCCAGTGGTCAAAGGTCAAATAAAAATCTaagaaaaaacagaaaacagaatGTTCCTGatcataatataaaagaataataaatttcaGATGAATTCAAATAGGAAAGTTATGTTCACTCGGTCatactttaaaaaatgagtaaatttGATGTTTTTGCTGGGTCAATAAAAATCTAGATTAATGTTGATTTAGTAAAAGCCTTAGCTGGTGGGACTTTCTTCTCTCTGTCGTCTTTGTCTTTGttcaattgtttaaaaaaaaatattttttgactattaaattttgataactttctcttataatctTAGGTagcatattttaaatgattctCCATTTCTCAATTTTCTCGttcttaatatttcaaaatcacttaaaaaatgatacattatattataagataaagttgtcaaaatatcattgtcctgtTTAAATTACCAATTCAGTAAATGTCGTAAACATTGAccattgaaattttttatttcataaaattatattctaatgaaaaggcttttgaaactatacaattataatagaaatagttttttataccataaaatatgtaaaataatatgaGATAAATAATAAAGGTGCTAAATAATCTAACCTGTTAAACAACGtaataaaataaaggataaataagttaatacaacaatcacaaaaatatttcatataagaacaatattacatattttagtataaaaaattaataattatattagttttatttaaacttcttgattaatttttttccttaacaAGCAGacataacaattaataaaagCCAACATGTATTATCTCAATCATGAGttcaaccaatttttttttttcatttttaccataattaagaaaaaaatatcaatacatataggactaaattaattacttatccCGAAATAATtgtctatattaattttttatagaataatttaatatgtcaTGTTCCTTTCGGGTAAATGTacaaaaatgatataattttgacttcaaagttatgaaaatgtgtaattttgaagattggtataaaattagtcgtgtgtaattttattttaagtttaattaaaaccGTGTTAATTTAGTatgattttagtttattataatatatgtaaaagTTATATCGACTTGATATgactttaatatattataatataaattgaaatcgttcaatttgatataatttcaatttatcatatatatatatatataattaaaatcatattaatttgttataacttcataatttcactatttttctaattttgaagaaaattgtACCATGCAGGTGCTTCTCCCTCCTGTTGGGTATAGATTCTTCAACGTATTTTTTATggaatatatcattttataatttaatttatttataataaaagtcattgttcttttttttttataaattttgtgcTCCACTAGTATGGTTGAatgagaggttgaaagtgagtGTGAAATGACAAGTTGTTAGAGGAACTCAACAATATGGAGAAAGTCGCTGTTTGTCACTATTTCACGTCTGTTCTGCTCTAATAATATTGCATCCAAAACATGAATATCTAATccctaaattataattacttaattgtaattaattaaattaacatttaaaagtaataaCTCTTTTATTCTACTGCAAGAGTCACGTTTATAAATTCAAGATACGAGTCTTATCACTAGAGATATCATGTAATACGAAATTTAAATAAGATCTATCccacataaaatatatattttgcacAAATTTTAGGAAAAGATGAATtcaaatttaactaatttttctgACAGTCAATAGCTCAGgttaaaatagaatttaatttcatcaaaataCATCGTATCCTAATTTAAATCAATTCCATAAAATGCATTACATATAAATTCAACCATAttctaatgaaaaaaaaaaaacaagatatgACAAGATAGCTTTgtaagtaaaattatttaattaatttgtattattattaactaaatGTTTGTTTATAGTGTTTATTATTAAGAGAAAAATTATAAACGAGTAGtaaaagattattaaaaatatataccaacttattattgaaaatggataaaaaaatacactATTGACAACCTTATATTAGGTACTGTAATTGAATTAAATGTTTGGAAAGTGACTCCACTTTGATGTCAATTTGCTTGCGTCAAGATCATTCATTTTCTGCACCGTAACAAAATAAAGTACCATGAAACCCATTTTGCGGTAATGAGCTGTCATCACAATCACAAGTTAATCAACCCAAACGAAAAACAATAGCCCTTGAAATCGAAACCTTATCCAATCATATGATTCGAAGGTGAACTCTATATTCATCACGCTGTTAAATTAACTCGCAAAGAAATTCAACAATTTTCACGCGAATGTAAAAGAATGACTTTCCCAAAGAAAGCATCCATACTCCTACTTTGACGATGAAATCAATATAACACTTGCAATTCTTCAAGAGGGTAtacataacaaaaaatactagttttattttatggaaaagaaaaagtacTAGTTCCATATAAACATGATCTTATTTTCACCCACCATAAAACCAACACAACGAACTAAACGAGAATAAAGGGGTCATTGAGCTCGACACTgagaattttatataaaacaatagtCCTAGAACAACGATAGAGAATCGAAAGTAATTGATATAAGCTTTTATTGCGTCAAAATCTTCATGTTCTATTGCACCGAAAACccaaaaagtatatatttttccCTACGATGGCCTATCTGTACTATATACACAAACAGACTTAGAAAAGCATATAAAAGAATAGCAAAATTAACTCACAAAAATGTCTCAAAAATTCACCAGGAGGCTTGAGTACCGCAGTTCCATAACGCCCTAGTATTCCTCCCCTGTTTTCTTAACACATCACGCGAGGTGTGAACGGGTTGATTGTCATCATGGTACCAGTGCACCGCCAATGTCAAAGAACCTATAGACTTGCCTGTTAATAACCAGAAGTGAGGTATCACTCTAATGACTCCAACACAGTGCAAAACAATGAACCATCGTTCTCAACTTCTTATCCACCTTAAAATATCAGCAGGTACACCTACTGCTGATACAAAACTCACAAGCCTTCTTTTCATTATCCAAAGAAAGGCAAATTCAGTACTTGCTACCAATATCTTACAAATTGGCACCAACAAAGCTTGAGTTCTAAAAGAAGTAGCTTTAGAGATTCATTGTGATGGTTTGAAATGAATAAACCTATCACACTTCTCAAATATAGCACAGTGATGTCTCAGTATTAGTTGAAACTCCTATATGAAGACAGTCCTACAATTCAAGGGCGAGGAATTTGAGGAAATGTTCAAGGAATCATATCCTCAAAATTATCGTTTTCAGCCACACAAGGCAATCATCAAGTATTTAAAAGTTGTTTCATCACATCATAGCAATGAGCTGTGGATAAATACAGTCACTTAAAAACTACAAGTCAAATTGCTTTTCAATTGATGCAGTAGAAatgaattatcacaataaacttccaaaaatttcataacaataaCTAAAACTGTATGACAAACAGGACATGGAAACATAACACCCTAACAAGGTTCCGGAAAACAAATCATTCATGCAGCACGCAGTTTTAATTTCTTCAGGCGTTTGACAGATGGAGAAACACCTTTAATTGCCTTCCTGGCCTTCTTCATTTTTTGCTTTTTGGTAGGAGGTGGCATCTCCCTGATGGGACCAGGAGGCACACCCTTTTTGAGTGCACTTCCTCTGGGTGTCGCAGAGGGAGGCAACCTCAAACTCTGAGGAGGTAAAGGACTGTGTGGTTTCCACACCAAGTTATTTTTCATCGAAAATCTTACCTTCTTTGCACTCTTTTCTCCACTCTTTGCCACGGCACTCTCTTTACCAACAACGCCATTCAAATCAGCAGAATCCTGGGAGGCCTTCCCTTTCAAACTCTTTgtcctcttcctcttcttagACACAGTTTTTCCGGTAGGAGACACAACCTCAGGCGAATCAGACACACTCGCAGCTTCTTCTTCATCCAAACCCGTCTCCTCAGCCACTTTCTCAAACTGCTTTTGCAGGTTAGCAATGACAGTCTCACTGAACACCATCGCGTTTCCATCATTAGCATTATCACCATTCTCACTAGCCACATTCTCCTTCCCACTCTGCTCAGCACTAGCGAGATCAGACGAATcacccttcttcttcttcttcctcctcctctccGTACTCTCGCCACCATTAACACTCACCTCCTTATCCTTCTCACACTTTTTCAACACCTCACCATTACCAACAACCTCTGCGGGCCCTAGTGGAACCAATTCTGGCACTTCCTCTTCATCAACAACATCAGGAATCGAAAACtcaacacccaatttcacaGCCTCCTTCTCCAACTTCAAAAACTCAGAATGCAGCGCATACAGCACCTTCCTATTTCCCTGCCAGCACTCAGCAGAAGAACCCATTTCATATAACCTCCCGGAAAACCCCATAGTCAAGGCAACAGTTCCAAGAACGACAACCTCGTCACTAGAGTCAACAACCTCGCCCCCGCTCTTCTTAACCCCCAACAACGCCTTCCCATTCTTAAGCAACAAATCAAACACCCCAGACCTAATCTTCCCCACCAACACCTTATCGTGGACCCTCCCCAAAGCGGAAATAAAAGGCTTCAACAGCACTTCCAGAACCTGCTGC contains:
- the LOC114179154 gene encoding probable xyloglucan endotransglucosylase/hydrolase protein 23, which encodes MTNKIFLTLLFVGYVVAVSAGNFNQDFEITWGDARAKILNNGELLTLSLDKASGSGFRSRNEYLFGKIDMQLKLVPGNSAGTVTAYYLSSLGNVHDEIDFEFLGNLSGDPYILHTNVFTQGKGNREQQFYLWFDPTKDFHTYSILWNPQSIIFSVDGTPIREFKNLESKGVSFPKTQAMRIYSSLWNADDWATRGGLVKTDWSQAPFTASYRNFNAEACVWTSSSGSSCSSNNPSSNQSWMKQSMDATGQARIQWVQKNYMIYNYCTDTKRFPQGLPPECTIA
- the LOC114179153 gene encoding ribosomal RNA processing protein 1 homolog isoform X2, producing MEEEHASQVGRSLIKQLACCNKTTREKTLRLLLKSWLPSQSQPLSNDDAKKLWKGLFYCMWHSDKPLVQADLVDRLSSLLLSLHLPLSVQYFSIFLLTMRREWSGIDALRLDKFYLLIRRFVSKFFSLLKTNSWDLQLVESLMGVFDEGTLSAQENKAHGNGVNYHIATVFLEELRPFLPLKQQVLEVLLKPFISALGRVHDKVLVGKIRSGVFDLLLKNGKALLGVKKSGGEVVDSSDEVVVLGTVALTMGFSGRLYEMGSSAECWQGNRKVLYALHSEFLKLEKEAVKLGVEFSIPDVVDEEEVPELVPLGPAEVVGNGEVLKKCEKDKEVSVNGGESTERRRKKKKKGDSSDLASAEQSGKENVASENGDNANDGNAMVFSETVIANLQKQFEKVAEETGLDEEEAASVSDSPEVVSPTGKTVSKKRKRTKSLKGKASQDSADLNGVVGKESAVAKSGEKSAKKDCLHIGVSTNTETSLCYI
- the LOC114179153 gene encoding ribosomal RNA processing protein 1 homolog isoform X1, which codes for MEEEHASQVGRSLIKQLACCNKTTREKTLRLLLKSWLPSQSQPLSNDDAKKLWKGLFYCMWHSDKPLVQADLVDRLSSLLLSLHLPLSVQYFSIFLLTMRREWSGIDALRLDKFYLLIRRFVSKFFSLLKTNSWDLQLVESLMGVFDEGTLSAQENKAHGNGVNYHIATVFLEELRPFLPLKQQVLEVLLKPFISALGRVHDKVLVGKIRSGVFDLLLKNGKALLGVKKSGGEVVDSSDEVVVLGTVALTMGFSGRLYEMGSSAECWQGNRKVLYALHSEFLKLEKEAVKLGVEFSIPDVVDEEEVPELVPLGPAEVVGNGEVLKKCEKDKEVSVNGGESTERRRKKKKKGDSSDLASAEQSGKENVASENGDNANDGNAMVFSETVIANLQKQFEKVAEETGLDEEEAASVSDSPEVVSPTGKTVSKKRKRTKSLKGKASQDSADLNGVVGKESAVAKSGEKSAKKVRFSMKNNLVWKPHSPLPPQSLRLPPSATPRGSALKKGVPPGPIREMPPPTKKQKMKKARKAIKGVSPSVKRLKKLKLRAA